CAACTACATGTTACACCAGCTCTAAGCCACTCTAACAGTTGGTGTTAGTGAGTTATGGGTAAATACATTCATGGTAATGCATAATGGCAGCGAAGGCTCAGCATTACCCGTTACGTTGCAATTGGCGTTGCATAAACATGGACCTCTGAAAGGATTTTCACTGCCATTAATGAAGCTGAATGGATGAAGTCCCTCGAGGTGCTGGCTTTTCAGATTTGATTGGTGTTGTTTTCCAGATCCGTCCCCTTAGCACGTTCTGAATGAAAGAGATGAGTTTGTTCATGAAATGGGTTGCAGGATTTTCATTCCATGAAAACTAATTGGCATCCAAGAATGAAGATAATCCTGCTAGCACATCTaattagaggagaaaaatcCCCATATTCCCCAAGCAGTTTCCTCTAAGTTTAGAAGGAGCTCAGACATGAAAATTTGCTTGTCATCTTTTGAAGTTCTAGCTTCTAGGATGAGccaaatgtatattttttaaagcatttgtatTTGAGAGAATCCAGCAGGATAAATACTGTTTATTCATAGAGCGATAGATTGTCACAACGTTATGAGGCATGTATATCATTGCAATGAAAGTTCTGACACGTCTGAGAAGGGAGGTTGGGGTGTGCCATTCACAACCGATTGAGTGAAATGTGCTGCCTGCTGTAATCCTGACTTAATGTAGtcgcttttcttttctgatctgAGGGGAAGCTTATGCCAGCCGATACCTGACTGTAAAAGTCCACGTGAAGTgacattgttttgaaaatatgagCTGAGTTAATTAACTGTGGGCAAGGTGCTTGGATTCTCGGTGATTGTCCAGCACTGGCAGAAATGTTCGTGGGATCATGTTTTGAAATGCTACCCCTGGACACTGAAGATGGAATTAGATGGACTCCATCCTGTAGTCTTTGTGCTCCTGTTGCAGTCATCTTCTGTGATCTCCTTGTAACCTCGACTAATCAAATCTGAAGGCACTGACATTTGCCTCCTGTAGATCCTGGGGTGACTGATGGCAGAACATGACCTAGCAGTGCTTTAACATCTTTTCTCATCAACTACAAATATAGGACTTCTTACTTCTTCAGGAtcagcccacacagtgctgagGTGAGGGAGTGTTTCAGAGAAATCCTGCGAGTCCAAATATAAATAAACCTACCAGCATAGAGAAAACAGCCGTGAAGCTCCAGTGATTGCGGCTGCAGTGCAAGGGATGGATTAGAAGCCATGTGAGCCAGGGGTGCAGGATTTTTTAATCTCAGATGCCTCTTTTGCAGCAAGGAGGTTTCTGTAGTGGTTGTTGTACTGGCTATCAACAGGATTTGCGTGAAACAGGTACTTACTATGAATACCTCGTAGGTACTAAAATAGCTGGCTATTTTCATTCAGTGTCTTTGTATTGCTTGCCCATTTTGACCGTCATGTCCACGATAAGTGCTGTTTATATGCCTGAGGAAGCGGAGAAtgcttaaatggaaaatatttcacctAAAATTCTTTATCATGAGCAGATGAGGAGTTTGAGGCCAGGGTGAATCCTCAGGCAAGTGGGGACATGATGGGGTCCTTGGAGCCAGTGAAACTCTTCACAGTCTTCTGAATTGCGCTCTCAGCTTTCTAGAGTCAAGGCTGGTGATGTCCGAAGAGTTATCTGCCTATTGATATGGGTCTTCTGATGGTTGTACAGGAACAGCATGAAGTAGGGTGAGGATGAGGAAGTGTGGAAAGTATTGcagtgttgttttgcttttcaaggtGGCCGGGTTCtgttattttgcagaaattgtGATGTGAATGGAAGGTGAAGGAGGTATCTGGCACTACCTCCCAGAGCTGAAGGCTGTCTTTTGAAATAAGCTTAAAATGCAGCCATTTCTTGGCTTTCTTTATGCACATATGAAGCTGCAGATGAGTTTCACTGGTGCACTGTGTCCTTCTGCCCTGCTTTATATGTTTGAAAGATACAGTTATAGCAGCCTGGCATTGCTAATATACAATATAATAAATCAATTACAGAGATACCTGCCATTTTCATGTGTagattctttgttttccatgatcGCTGGCAATTAGAGGGCCACCTGCTTACCACCAAGTACAAGCAAAAAAGAGCAATCAAAGAATACAACTAAATCGGAGATGGCCATCTAGGAGTTAACGGaaggacaaacaaaacaaatcctcGTCTTACAATGCCTTTGTCTGGCTCTGAAGGAGCAGTGGGGAGTGTTCAGACTTGCTCTGTGGAGAACTCATCATAGTTTGTCATTTACACCTCCCAGTCCATCGAGGACTAATTGGGACAGTTCGGggctgtttcagaaaatgatgTAAAACTTCATTTCGGTAGGTTTGTTCACGGTCCCTGGAGCATCACCAGAATAAACGTGAGGTTTGCGTGTGGCGATGGATGCTAAGAGCAGTGATTTCCCCAGTAAAACTCTTGAGGAACGCTGCGTGTCATTCACCCGCCAGACGACGGAAGCACGGGGATCACTTTCCAGTAATTCTCTGGTTCTGGGATCGCTGTGCACAGCGGGAGCAGCGACTTGGATGGCAGGGACCGAAagcttgcaggaaaaaaaaaaaggatgccgCAGCACCCGAAAAGGCTTTGATCAGGGCTGGATATGGAAATGCAGCGATGCCGGGGTGGTGTGGGGGGGAGATGACTGCACCTCCTCCCTACCCTGCTGCCTGTAGGTAGGCGTTCAGCATCTTCTGAGAAGGGGAAAGACCTAGGGATGATGCTGCATCCTctgagcagggaggaaggggcaggggacattgctctttttttttcgGAGGGTGGGCGAAAAGAGAGGTttgctggaggggggggggggggcgaggaaGCAGAGAGCTGCGGTAgttacaaaggaagaaaaacttccCCCGTGCTGTCGGGGAGCTTTccccgggctgggggcaccgAGGGGTGCCTGTGGGGCTCCCTCAGCTCCTCTGTGGGGAAGAGGGCAAcgggcggcagcagcggcggcgcctcccccgccggccccgggggctcgGAGTGACGCAGGCTCCCGGCGGGGCCCCCCGCCCGTCTCCTccgcccccgctccccccttTAAATAGCGGCGGAGCCGCCGCTCCGAGCCGAGCcgaggggagcggagcggagggGAGCGGAGCCATGGGGCCGCTGGCGCTGCTCGGCCTCCTGGGGGCCGCCGCCCTGGCAGGTgagcgggggggagggggcgcgggCGCGGCCGGCGCCTGAGGGGAGGGCGGCGGTTGGGGCCGTTGGGCGCCCTCAGGGACGGCCGCCGCCCGGAGGTGAGGGAGAGGCGGATCGAAAGCCCCGCCACCGGTTGGGTGGCTCGTTTAAATTTTTATTCcgatttttatttcaatttttaattatttttttatatactttaatttctttagtttttatttttattattatctttttcttcttccgGCGTTTTTCTGGGGAGAATAACGGTGTTTTGGCcattccgcccccccccccttctcccttctGAAGCCGGTGGGGTGACGCCATCGGTGGCGGCGTGACGTCATGCCCATCCATCCCGCGTCACCGCGGGGTGGCTGTAGCTCAGGGGTCACCCCTCGGGCCACCACCCCTGAGGCAGGGGGTTAGGGAGGCGAAGCAGCCGGTGTCACAGGTCCCCAGCGGTGAAACTTTCCCATTTGGGTTTGAGGAAGGCTTGGGCGGTAGCACCGAAGAGAGGAAAGCACATAGGGTGCTCCCCGTCACGGAGCATTCACCTCACTGACAGGAACCACGCTGCCCCTCACGCTGCCTGTCCCCCCCATTCCCCTCAGCACCATCAGGGATCCCCCGCAGAGCCCTCGTAGTCACTGCTGTGGATAACTGAAAAATGAACCTCTTCCTTCTCACTCTGTGAGGATGCGGCTGGTCttcgtttgtttttttgtctccCCCTATACACCAAGGCTGTTTCCTTCCACAGACTTTTATTCAAGCGGTACCGCTAGATTTTTGCCAGCTAGTTGTTATATTGTGAGAGGATTTTAAAGTAGCAGGTCTCCAGCTTTAATTAAcaatttttatgtttgtgtaCAGCAGAAGTATTAAAACTaaactgagaaattaaaattaaagacagTAGGATGAGGCAATCGCTTAGCTTTATAGCCTTTTATGCATAATTCATCATTTGTTGAAAGTCAGTGTAATTTTGCATTGAATAGTTCAGCTGTATGTGTATTGGAAGTTCTTAGGGTGGAAAGCCTGTTGGGACTTGTGCAAAAACACATCCAAGTCGCAGCAGACCCTCAAGGGTCTTTATAGTAGTAAATAATCTCAGGGGAGAATGGAAGACGGCAAGAGATTCCAGTTCACAGAAGCTTGCCAGACTTATTCCACAGACCCAATGGGAACTTCttaccaaatattttttcatgtttatgcCATCAGACTGGACAGACACCTTTTTGAGTCCCTTTTGTCTGTCTTGCCCAATCACATGTCATCCAGGATCAATGAACTAAGGAGTTTGGATCTGGGAATCAGTGAAACGTTAACTTTGGGAACTTTCTGGAGCTCCTTCGTCAAATCAATATGCCAAAGTTTATGATCTTTCCTCGGAAAGgtttttgctgaaattttgaGGACCAATGACACTACACTGGGTCATTGGCATTAATGAAAAAATTTTAACGGGAGGATCTAAATGGGGACCACCAAAAGGTCTGTCCCAGTCTTGGAGATGCAAGCAAAAGCCACATGAATTTGTCCTGGGTTACTATTTTCAAAGTTGTACAGAGTCTGCATTTCTCATTCTCTGTAGTGATCTTCATCTCATCtcttttgcaaaatgaaatgggCTGACTTAAACTGCCTGGGCAGATTTGGTTCCGGAGGGGGTAGCACACCCAGAgctgtcttttcctttgtgGGTATGTGGTCTGATTCTTCAGTATGGACAAGGCAAGGTTTTCCTTCTTGGCATATGCCCTGACTTTATTTCTGCTGCGAAACCCTGCAGTGGTGCCATCTGCTGCATCCCCGCTTGCCCAACAGCTCTGAGGGTGGGTGCTCTGCCGCCCGGCAGTGTCGGGGCGATGGCTTCGCCCTGCAGATCACCCTGAGCACATGGAGGGGATGGCAGAGGTGCGGGACACCAAGAGGTGCTGGCCGgccagctgcagctggcaggaggctCCGAGGGAGCTCTCGCCATCTGGCACGGGTGTAAGGTAGGGATGCTGGCTCGCCACGGGCTACCCATCTCAGCTCTGGCACAGCAACCGCCTCAGTGCGTTATTCCAGGCTCTGGGATAGATTGGATACTCATTTTGTCCCTCCGGGCAGGCTAACTTGACACATGTCCAATATTGTCTGTTTCTTCTGACGTTATGATAGCCAGATGCTTCCTCTTTGTGTGTGCATATCAACTCTCATCATTAAATGAGTGCTTGCTTAGTGGTCATTCATCTATGTGTAAATCTATCTGTCTCTCTCTTGAAGAGACAAGAGCTTTGGAATGACAGGGCAAAGGCAGTCAGCACAGCCTGACTTTATGCTCACACACCACTGATGTAGCACTTCAGAGGCAACCTGAAGGTGGCATCTCAAGTAGTGAAATGTTCAGAAGGTTGTCTGTTCAGCTTTGCCACACCAACTGGATGCACCTCGCAGGAGATGTGGTGCGGCATGACCACTGCAAAGGACATGGTCAGGTGTTTGTCCTTGTGCCTGTCCTGATTTCTCATGGGCTGGATGACAGGAGGAACCATGTCAAGGAGAGGCAGTGCAGCAGGTCATCCCCGCTGCTTGCCATAAGAGCAGCGTTTCTAGCCCTTACGGGATTGGGAGAATGTCTTTTTAGTggataacacttttttttttggtttagtaGAAGGGACTTTGCTGCCAGTCTTCTGCCCCCGCATGTGCGTACATCCTTACTCTTCGTGCTCAGATGCGGGCAGGTTGGACTGCAACGGCGTCAGCACTGTGTAGCGTGGTAGTTATTTGCATAACTAGGTTAGTAAATAAAGTAACCCAAAGCCTGTCTTGTTCAGCACTGATTGCTGCTAACGGTGGGAGAGAGTGTTGGCTCTGCATAGCACCATCTTCCTCACGCACCACCAGGCATTCTGGGGAGGTGGCTTGGTAGGCATGCAGTGCTATTTTAGGGTAATCCTTTCTGTGCTACCCTGCTGCGGGTTCCCTTCTCTGCAGTTGTATACGCAGAAGGGAGTAGAGCGCTGGAGGAGCACACTCCTACGTTTGTGTTTTGAGGGAGCAAAAATAGAAGACAGTGGGAATATCAAGAGTTATTAGTGTTCATATACTACACATGGAGCCAATGCTCAAGGAGATGTCTGCTTCCTCTGCAGATGGAAAAGAAGAGaggttttgttgctttctgtaGTCTAAGGTTACACACTCCTTTGCTTTGCAGGAAATTTCCAGGGGATACTGTCAGTTTTCCTGATGCTGTAAGGCAAATTGGCTCCTATCGTCTCCATAATGTTTGTGTTCATCAGTACAGAAGATCTCTTGCTGTCCCACCCAAGCTGTATTGTAGACAAGGTGACCTTTGAATTTAAAACTATCCTGACCTCTGTAAGAACTTCAGAACTGCCCCCAAGCTGTACGTTTATGCATGGTGATTCTGCTCAACATAGTAAGGCTGTGAAGCAGCGGTACAATAACCCTTGCTTTGACATGCTCCTGTGTGGCTGGCAGACTTGCTGAACTTCACTTCTGCAAATTTTGAGGTGGATGAGAATTGAGGAGGTTTATTAACGCTCAGCAGCTGAGTTCGGTAACCAGCTGGAGACACAATGCAGCAGTGAtggcaaaaataaagcagcatgaAGGTTTCATGTCCAGCAGCttctttccaaaagcaaattCCTCGGACCAGCAGTAGAGCTGGTGCCACGAGGTGTCCTCATGATAGAGAGAAGTTGTACCACTTTCTTCTAGAATTGTTTTTTCCACAGCGATTTGACTTTTTGCTCATTTCTTGGGCTGATAATGGACCACTTTGAGAATGGAAAAATCCCTCTCCCTTCTGGCTCTGtcctccctccagcagctccctcctctccagGTGAGACAGGATTTCTCTGTAGGGTCAGGACAGTAGTTGGTTTTCACCTCTGAAGTGGTCTCCTGCTGGGGAGGTGGTCATGGGGCACTTGAGCCTCTTGTGGAAGGTGAGAGAGTTCTCGGAGTGAAAACAGaccttgtttgtttcttcttctttcaccACCAAACAGGTACATCTACATGAAGACCCAGATTGCTGTCAAGCTCCATTCTTAGAATTTGAGTGttactttctgttctttttttgctgtatattatttttgtgctgGAAATGTCAACATGTCTCTTGAGTTGGGTTGaagcttttcagtgcttttccattctgaggaagaaaagatatAATGCAAAATGCACCTGATTTTCTTATCCTACCAACCCAAAACTCAAGCAGCCTCATCAGACTAATTTGACTGAGGTCTTCTGTCAGTGATGTTTATGGGGCTGCTAGGATTAATGAGtctgcaataatttatttttcttccaggtgtCAGCGCAGTTCCAGTGGAAAAAGACCATATGGAGGAAATGGTGAGTAGCTATACGTCAAATCAAATTTCAGACAATATCAGTCACATGCTTTCCAGTGTTCTggctcctgttttgtttttaaactcctaagataatgcttttttttattttcctaaggGTAAACTCTTAAGAGATCGTTGGTGATGTGGAACACAGAGTCCCCTTAGCTGTCAGAAGACAACTACATGCACTTCAGTGCATTTGATGAAAATGGAAGCTGGCTTCTTGTGTCAGAAACTCTACATTTTGCCTGAAAAATGATCTGAAATATTACTTGATAGTACATCTAATCAGACAGTAGAAAGTGAGGAGGCAAATTTGAGGAAAAGTGAAATAGTGGGCGATATCTGCAGTTGCTAAATATGTGATCTTTTGTGCAGTACTTCTACTTGTGTAGATGAGCTGTTTTGGTGTGCTGTTAGGATTAGAGGTGGTTGTACCACTTTCCTAAAACAACGTCCTCTGCTTCCAGTTGAATGCAAAGTACTAAAAGAAGCAGCGTTTTAAAGCACACACACATGAAAGAATACTTGAAATTCTTAGAGTAAGCTCCTGAAGTACTTTGTGGAGCATGTCACTTATAGAGGCATTTTTTGGTTTATTCACAATCCAAGCAATACCTTTGCTTGGTCCTCGTTTGGGCAGATTGTACAGGATGTTCCTCATATTTTGGATGTATtgtggaggtgttttttttgttgggtTGCCACATGTTGTTTGACTCTCCTTTGTACTGAATAtgatgtttaatatttaaaaacatacaaaaggaGCCTGTTACCTGTGCAAACAAAAGAGGAGAACAAAAAGAGTCAATGACTATTCTCTTACTGCTATGGGAGTGAGGAGCTGAGCACGTCTTACCCAAATGCACGGTTCTGCTAGAGCTGGGGGTTGCCCAAAACCCATAAATACTAACCATGAACTCTAACCCTAAAGTAGCTTCCTTGCTGACTGGGCCAGAAgcagaatttccattttcaccatgagattttttttcccaattttgtttcttctaggTAACACGGTGCATAGTGGAAGTTCTGTCCAATGCTCTCTCTAAGCTAAATGCACCACCAATTAATCCTGAATGTAAAGAAATCCTCAAAAAGAGTAAGTACAACCTTATATGAAATTGTGAAAGGAACTTGGTAGATACAGTTCTTAATTTTATAAACCAATATTCTCATTTTCAGGATagattcattattttaattccatGCATATAAGAATAATGTCTTGGAAGTTAAATGCTTTGTGCTGTTAATCACGTTCCACTCTTTTTGTCATCTTCTGTAAGCTCATCATCTAAATTTAAGCCACAGAATTGTCATAAGTGCCAAATGTAAGTAACATCAATAGTGatctttttccctccctgaaTCTTAAAGCTGATCCTGCAATGGCCATTGGgtgattcatttttatttctaagactAGCCTGGAGTGACATGGGTGAGTTAGAAATATTCTCAAAAAATACAGGTTTCAGCATTAGACCCTCTTGTTGGTAACtttgagaaaataaactttcagaTGGATTCTCTCTTGGGTTGGAGGTAGTAAACTGTTACTTCAGCCCATGTCAATCTAGTGTCTCCTAATTTCAGGGTCAAAATTCCAATTTCCTTAGGTTTAGTCTGTCCGGTTCAAAGAGCAAGCAGTCTTACCTGGTAACTGTCAGTGATTCAGGGATTCTTGGCTGACGTGTGTGGCTCGCCACTTCAGCTGCCTGTAGAGTCTGAGAGAAGCAGACAAGCTCCCATCTGGCCTGAGAGGTCAAAAAATGCGGCTGGGTTTGGAGCAGGTGCTGAATGCATCCCGGCATGTCCAAACTGGCTTCAGCTCACCTCCTCTTACATCAGCAAGGCTCCTGCATGCAGTGACAACTGAATTTGTGCCCAGCTCAGGAGAGGGACTCTCACTCAGGCTGTAAGCAGCCCAGAAATGATTAAGTTTGTCATGCTGATTCCAGAGGTCTGATAACGCGTGCTGAAAACTCCCTTTGGGAGTCCTCATTTCTGATGAGCTCATGCCCACAGCTGCCTCGATGTTGAGGTACAAGGCTGTTTGCATGCTTGATTTCAGTCTGTAGTGAAGTGCGGTTAAGTCTGACACGGTGCCAAATTGCAAAATgcacatatttcttttctgcccagtatatatttatttgattacaaaacaataaaaaggctCTTCAACTTACCTGCCAGCAAGAAGCAATAATGAAACCCATCTGTCTGCTGCTTGTTAATAGAGGAAATAACGTGTGGCCCTTACACAGTCATCAGAAGAAGGTGGTTTCCAAGCTTTAGGAATACATCTATTGGCATCTAACACAGCCCAAAGTTTCTAGTTGATGCTGAATGCCATCGTGCATCAAGCTTCGTTTATGACGGTGTTAGTTTCAGATCAACCTGTCTATTTGTCATCTTCTGGTAAACAAAAATTCACTTACTGGCTGGAGAGAATAAGAATCATATTTTTGCCATTACGCAGCTCTTCTCCAAGAATATCAGATAATgagaagcttttcagaaagagcaagctatttttaaatctgtgaagCTGTTTGAAAATTTTTAGGATTTGTGACCTATTTCTGATGTTACTCAGGCACAAGTGAAGCAGAAATACCTTCACAGAAATGTGCTGTTACTGATGAGGTCAGTCAGCCTTTCATTTAGGATTTTGAAAATAGTGGAAGGTACGTGATTTGATTAAATGTAACGATTGCAAAGTAAcaggtttctttcatttttgtgcaATCAACTTAGAAAGTTTTATATTTgctaaaagcatatttttactATTCCTCAGATATTCCTCAGTAGCTTGAAATAGATGGCTGTCCTTTTTGTCAGTGAACTTGTATTGTAGCTAAGGACTGACATTCAAAAAACGGAACGCAATTCCAGATCCCATTGAGTTTTAATGGgaataaaagttaatttaatcAATGCTAAAAATGCTAtcatgaataaacaaaaaagccaaagagTAAAGATGATTCTGgaaattttaatggaatttttaAAGTGTCTAATTAAATGGTATTTAATGCTTTTCCAGGCAAACATACaagattaatgaaaataacaaattttaaaggcagaagtgaaaaaatTAGTTGTGTCTATATCAGTTCTGGAAGCCAGTTATCTATTTAAACTGATGCAGCATGTCAATGGAGAGTTAGATAACTTCATTaggctgcttttgtttttgtaggtGGTAAAAatgacagagagagaagtgaaGAGAAACAACTTGAAGCAAGGCATTTGAAAGACccagcagagatggaaaaacatCTTGCTGGGGGTGTGGAGAAGGAGCAAAGTCAGGTAGAAGATGACTCTAGAAAGCACATGAAAGGAAGTGGTGAAGGGAAAGTTGTTCCCGAGGAAGGTAAGagcaaggaagaggaggagggacaCCACATACCTGTTAATGAAGAGAGACttcatacagaagaaaagaaacactatCAGGAAAtcagaagagaggaggagaacaGCTACCAcagtgaagaagaaagcaaagagagcAAGCATCATGACGGAGAGGTGGACCGTGCTGTTCTCAACAAGAAGTCCAACTCGGCAGACATGGGTACAGAGGAGTTCCCCGAGGGGAATGACCAACGCCCCGTGGGCCACTGGCATTTGGAGGAGGGAATGCAGAGCCCTTACAAAAGAATTCACGGTGGTGaagagggagaggcagaggaagaaagaagtgaaaaataccACCATGAGTCTAAGGTACGTGATTTCGCCCATCAGCAAGAACATGAAGAATCTGATGAGAGTgaagaagcagaggaggaaaagcaaccTTACAAACCAAAACATTCCCATGGAAAGCACGGAATGGATGACTCctctgaagagaagagaggccACGGTGGTGAGAAAGAGGAACTAGCTGAGGAATCAAATGCAGAGGAGACTCGTCTCTGGGACAGAAGGAACCACCGTCAGAAACACCACCGTGAAGAATCTGAGCAGCAGCGTGAGGAGAAGAGTGGTTATCGTGGGAGGCACGGGTCTGAAGAGGTAGAGGAGAAGAGGCATGCAGGCCAGGGAAGTGCAGAGTACAGAGAGAGGTGGCAGCAGAGTGAAGAGAGCAGCGAAGAAGAAAGTAAGAGGCATCACCATGGTGAAGAAAGTGATGAGAAATGGCGCGAGGAGAAGAGGCACCATGATGGATCGCATGAGGCAAGGAGACACCATTCTGAGGGAAGGACGTATCGTGGAGGTGAAAGTGAGGAAGAGCTAGACAGGTATCACAGCGGTGGCAGCAAGGAGAGGCAGCATCGTGCTGGAGGCAGATACCGCTTGTGGGACAACGAAGATGAAGAGATACAGAAAGCGTACGCTCAGGAGCGCAGAGGGCAGGCCAGAACACATTACAGCACTGAGGACAGTGTAGAGCAGCAGCGCTACCCTGGCaacagtgaggaggaggaggaggaagtagAAAAGAAGCATTACAGCAGTGATcagatggaaaatgaagaggagaATATGGAGGAAGGAAGATACGGCGAGGGGGAAGAGTACAGAAGCCATCTCCCTGCAGAGAACGACAAGAGAACCGCAGCATCCTACAGCTCTTTATAC
The Cygnus olor isolate bCygOlo1 chromosome 3, bCygOlo1.pri.v2, whole genome shotgun sequence genome window above contains:
- the CHGB gene encoding secretogranin-1 isoform X3, producing MGPLALLGLLGAAALAGVSAVPVEKDHMEEMVTRCIVEVLSNALSKLNAPPINPECKEILKKSGKNDRERSEEKQLEARHLKDPAEMEKHLAGGVEKEQSQVEDDSRKHMKGSGEGKVVPEEGKSKEEEEGHHIPVNEERLHTEEKKHYQEIRREEENSYHSEEESKESKHHDGEVDRAVLNKKSNSADMGTEEFPEGNDQRPVGHWHLEEGMQSPYKRIHGGEEGEAEEERSEKYHHESKVRDFAHQQEHEESDESEEAEEEKQPYKPKHSHGKHGMDDSSEEKRGHGGEKEELAEESNAEETRLWDRRNHRQKHHREESEQQREEKSGYRGRHGSEEVEEKRHAGQGSAEYRERWQQSEESSEEESKRHHHGEESDEKWREEKRHHDGSHEARRHHSEGRTYRGGESEEELDRYHSGGSKERQHRAGGRYRLWDNEDEEIQKAYAQERRGQARTHYSTEDSVEQQRYPGNSEEEEEEVEKKHYSSDQMENEEENMEEGRYGEGEEYRSHLPAENDKRTAASYSSLYPLLWWKSRHFEKRNSAGERLLESKEESRPTLNEKNLFPDYTDYDWWEKKQLLSALNHGRSEKRNLGKMNRYDMKRQYNKMDQLAQLLNYRKKSAEFPELYSSGEDMKKRHIVRNDKGALSQRPLTEEEEKELENLAAMDLEMQKIAETLNDNRRG
- the CHGB gene encoding secretogranin-1 isoform X2, which produces MDHFENGKIPLPSGSVLPPAAPSSPGVSAVPVEKDHMEEMVTRCIVEVLSNALSKLNAPPINPECKEILKKSGKNDRERSEEKQLEARHLKDPAEMEKHLAGGVEKEQSQVEDDSRKHMKGSGEGKVVPEEGKSKEEEEGHHIPVNEERLHTEEKKHYQEIRREEENSYHSEEESKESKHHDGEVDRAVLNKKSNSADMGTEEFPEGNDQRPVGHWHLEEGMQSPYKRIHGGEEGEAEEERSEKYHHESKVRDFAHQQEHEESDESEEAEEEKQPYKPKHSHGKHGMDDSSEEKRGHGGEKEELAEESNAEETRLWDRRNHRQKHHREESEQQREEKSGYRGRHGSEEVEEKRHAGQGSAEYRERWQQSEESSEEESKRHHHGEESDEKWREEKRHHDGSHEARRHHSEGRTYRGGESEEELDRYHSGGSKERQHRAGGRYRLWDNEDEEIQKAYAQERRGQARTHYSTEDSVEQQRYPGNSEEEEEEVEKKHYSSDQMENEEENMEEGRYGEGEEYRSHLPAENDKRTAASYSSLYPLLWWKSRHFEKRNSAGERLLESKEESRPTLNEKNLFPDYTDYDWWEKKQLLSALNHGRSEKRNLGKMNRYDMKRQYNKMDQLAQLLNYRKKSAEFPELYSSGEDMKKRHIVRNDKGALSQRPLTEEEEKELENLAAMDLEMQKIAETLNDNRRG
- the CHGB gene encoding secretogranin-1 isoform X1 produces the protein MEGKETSPSHHSEESSISDLPSVCDLAEIFQPPSSAESSEEPFCSPDTFPSPLPGVSAVPVEKDHMEEMVTRCIVEVLSNALSKLNAPPINPECKEILKKSGKNDRERSEEKQLEARHLKDPAEMEKHLAGGVEKEQSQVEDDSRKHMKGSGEGKVVPEEGKSKEEEEGHHIPVNEERLHTEEKKHYQEIRREEENSYHSEEESKESKHHDGEVDRAVLNKKSNSADMGTEEFPEGNDQRPVGHWHLEEGMQSPYKRIHGGEEGEAEEERSEKYHHESKVRDFAHQQEHEESDESEEAEEEKQPYKPKHSHGKHGMDDSSEEKRGHGGEKEELAEESNAEETRLWDRRNHRQKHHREESEQQREEKSGYRGRHGSEEVEEKRHAGQGSAEYRERWQQSEESSEEESKRHHHGEESDEKWREEKRHHDGSHEARRHHSEGRTYRGGESEEELDRYHSGGSKERQHRAGGRYRLWDNEDEEIQKAYAQERRGQARTHYSTEDSVEQQRYPGNSEEEEEEVEKKHYSSDQMENEEENMEEGRYGEGEEYRSHLPAENDKRTAASYSSLYPLLWWKSRHFEKRNSAGERLLESKEESRPTLNEKNLFPDYTDYDWWEKKQLLSALNHGRSEKRNLGKMNRYDMKRQYNKMDQLAQLLNYRKKSAEFPELYSSGEDMKKRHIVRNDKGALSQRPLTEEEEKELENLAAMDLEMQKIAETLNDNRRG
- the CHGB gene encoding secretogranin-1 isoform X4, translating into MEEMVTRCIVEVLSNALSKLNAPPINPECKEILKKSGKNDRERSEEKQLEARHLKDPAEMEKHLAGGVEKEQSQVEDDSRKHMKGSGEGKVVPEEGKSKEEEEGHHIPVNEERLHTEEKKHYQEIRREEENSYHSEEESKESKHHDGEVDRAVLNKKSNSADMGTEEFPEGNDQRPVGHWHLEEGMQSPYKRIHGGEEGEAEEERSEKYHHESKVRDFAHQQEHEESDESEEAEEEKQPYKPKHSHGKHGMDDSSEEKRGHGGEKEELAEESNAEETRLWDRRNHRQKHHREESEQQREEKSGYRGRHGSEEVEEKRHAGQGSAEYRERWQQSEESSEEESKRHHHGEESDEKWREEKRHHDGSHEARRHHSEGRTYRGGESEEELDRYHSGGSKERQHRAGGRYRLWDNEDEEIQKAYAQERRGQARTHYSTEDSVEQQRYPGNSEEEEEEVEKKHYSSDQMENEEENMEEGRYGEGEEYRSHLPAENDKRTAASYSSLYPLLWWKSRHFEKRNSAGERLLESKEESRPTLNEKNLFPDYTDYDWWEKKQLLSALNHGRSEKRNLGKMNRYDMKRQYNKMDQLAQLLNYRKKSAEFPELYSSGEDMKKRHIVRNDKGALSQRPLTEEEEKELENLAAMDLEMQKIAETLNDNRRG